CATCGAGTTAAACCGGCTTCGGAACGTTCATACGGAACAGCTTGCAGTAATGGACCGAGACGACGAGATCTACCTTTATCTTTCCGACCTGAACTTCGGCGATCACCGTACATTCGAACCCACCGATGATGCCCTTTCAAATCAAGGACAAGCGAGGACAAAAGTGCCAGTGAAGGGCACGAGTATTGATAAGTACGTGAAAGCCTCGAACTTGCGACCCGACTTGATCAAAATGGATATTCAAGGTGCCGAAATTCCAGCATTGATTGGCATGGAAGAGACCCTTCGTGAGTTCAACGCCAATCATCTTACTCTGAGTACTGGCCGCACGGTCTTCGTCGAGCGGATTTCAGCCTGAGGAGTTCCT
The window above is part of the Candidatus Flexicrinis proximus genome. Proteins encoded here:
- a CDS encoding FkbM family methyltransferase, which translates into the protein MELNRLRNVHTEQLAVMDRDDEIYLYLSDLNFGDHRTFEPTDDALSNQGQARTKVPVKGTSIDKYVKASNLRPDLIKMDIQGAEIPALIGMEETLREFNANHLTLSTGRTVFVERISA